The Candidatus Wallbacteria bacterium genome has a segment encoding these proteins:
- a CDS encoding DUF2807 domain-containing protein, producing the protein MGILKKLIGKIRNSVEGNGRIGKTGYKLDEFTAIQVGGVFNISYLKSETCEAEITTDENLLEYIRCEVRNSTLILDHTQSLNPSDGLNVKIRSRTLSLVEISGACSGLFDKLDGDIEFSVSGAAKIKCRGESPRVKAVISGAANLEARELKARDVEINLSGAGKTTVFADNSLTVSLSGAGKVVYYGNPVTVKKSVTGVGRISAGK; encoded by the coding sequence ATGGGTATACTTAAAAAACTGATCGGGAAAATCAGAAACAGCGTTGAAGGAAACGGCAGGATCGGAAAGACAGGGTACAAACTGGATGAATTCACTGCAATCCAGGTGGGTGGTGTTTTCAACATCTCTTATCTTAAATCCGAAACCTGTGAAGCTGAAATCACGACTGATGAGAACCTGCTGGAATATATCCGCTGCGAAGTGAGGAACAGCACATTGATCCTGGATCATACCCAGTCGTTGAATCCAAGTGACGGGCTTAACGTGAAGATCAGAAGCCGTACTTTATCCCTGGTGGAAATTTCCGGAGCGTGCAGCGGACTGTTTGACAAGCTCGATGGAGACATAGAGTTTTCAGTTTCAGGCGCTGCGAAAATCAAATGCCGCGGTGAAAGCCCCAGAGTCAAGGCTGTGATCTCAGGCGCAGCCAATCTTGAAGCCAGGGAACTCAAAGCAAGAGACGTGGAGATCAACCTGAGCGGAGCAGGCAAGACTACGGTTTTCGCTGATAACTCGCTGACAGTTTCGCTGTCCGGAGCCGGGAAAGTGGTATATTACGGAAATCCGGTTACCGTGAAAAAGAGCGTTACAGGAGTGGGCAGGATCAGCGCAGGGAAATGA
- a CDS encoding MFS transporter, with protein sequence MLKSTLANFKKLSPSAKLYLSSMSFYNFAFGIFGVIFNLYLLEIGLREGQIGTITSVASFVGAIVSLLFSSYIPHFGYRTSVIMANFVSLFALILILFTGNYYLILILFAIHGLGSTIMNVLQSPLTMEIVAPPMRNYFFSVKGGILILVGTLASFLAGLYPTWLTEQFQLSVIRSQHLTIITALFFVLISTYLFRFIRKRKVTQTVEMEGNVFTHMRNFKNWKTLNKFLLPNILVGFGAGAMVPLFNLYFRQKFQFSLLEISAIFTAAQLSMAFFVFLNPYFTRYFRPTSIVTVSQLLSVPFICMIIYFRNFWLIMLAYAMRMGLMNMAGPVQEHFSMACFEKEERPFLSAAKNFSWNITWCFAAYFAGRCQELKLYDLPLYITIVSYLLSILCYWWAFNGKEERFILEDEASFMQTVPLFPKSKKERLK encoded by the coding sequence ATGCTTAAATCCACACTGGCTAATTTCAAAAAACTATCACCATCTGCCAAGCTCTATCTTTCGTCCATGAGTTTCTACAACTTCGCTTTCGGCATCTTCGGCGTGATCTTCAACCTGTACCTTCTGGAAATAGGGCTCAGGGAAGGGCAGATCGGCACCATCACCTCTGTCGCTTCATTTGTGGGAGCCATTGTCTCATTGCTGTTTTCATCATACATACCGCATTTCGGATACCGCACTTCAGTGATCATGGCTAATTTCGTGAGCCTGTTCGCCCTGATCCTGATCCTGTTCACAGGAAATTATTATCTGATCCTGATTCTCTTCGCCATCCACGGCCTTGGCTCCACAATCATGAACGTTCTGCAGAGCCCGCTGACCATGGAAATCGTGGCTCCGCCCATGCGCAATTACTTCTTTTCCGTCAAAGGCGGCATCCTGATCCTGGTGGGAACCCTGGCCAGCTTCCTGGCCGGGCTGTATCCGACCTGGCTGACTGAGCAGTTCCAATTGTCAGTGATCAGGTCCCAGCACCTTACCATCATTACAGCACTTTTTTTTGTTCTGATCTCAACCTATTTGTTTCGTTTCATCAGAAAGAGAAAGGTGACCCAGACAGTGGAGATGGAAGGCAATGTTTTCACACACATGAGAAATTTTAAAAACTGGAAAACGCTCAACAAATTTTTACTGCCTAATATTCTGGTCGGTTTCGGAGCAGGAGCGATGGTGCCACTGTTCAACCTTTATTTCAGACAGAAATTCCAGTTTTCTCTGCTGGAAATCAGTGCAATATTTACCGCAGCCCAGCTTTCCATGGCCTTTTTCGTCTTTCTCAATCCATATTTCACCCGTTATTTCCGGCCCACGTCCATAGTCACCGTGTCCCAGCTGTTATCAGTTCCGTTCATCTGCATGATCATCTATTTCCGCAACTTCTGGCTGATCATGCTGGCTTATGCCATGCGCATGGGGCTGATGAACATGGCCGGGCCTGTACAGGAGCATTTTTCGATGGCCTGCTTCGAAAAAGAGGAACGGCCGTTCCTTTCAGCTGCCAAGAATTTTTCCTGGAACATCACCTGGTGCTTTGCCGCCTACTTCGCAGGCCGCTGCCAGGAACTGAAACTCTACGACCTTCCGCTCTACATCACGATTGTGAGCTATCTGCTTTCGATTTTATGTTACTGGTGGGCATTCAACGGCAAGGAAGAGCGATTCATTCTGGAAGATGAAGCCTCGTTCATGCAGACAGTACCGCTTTTCCCCAAATCAAAGAAAGAACGGCTTAAGTAG